The sequence GGGCAGCTCCTTGCCGGCATCGTCGGTGATCTTCATCTCGACCGCGAACGGCGCATAGCCCTGCATCTGGAGCACGTCGAGCTTGGCATCGCCGGTTGCGTTCTGGAACGGCGGCTTCAGGGCCGCGACGCTGCCGATCGGGCTCATCTCGGTCATGCCCCAGGCGTGGCGGACGTTCGAGCCCATGTCGAGGAAGGCCTTGATCATCGAGCGCGGCATCGCCGAGCCGCCGCAGATCACCATCTTCAGGTCCGGCAGCTTCAGATTGTTCGCGGCCATGTGCTGGAGCAGCATCAGCCACACCGTGGGTACGCCCGCGGTATGCGTCACCTTCTCGGTCGAGAGCAGCTCGTAGACCGAGGCGCCATCGAGCTTGGCGCCGGGCATCACCAGTTTGGTGCCCTGCGAGGGCGCCGAGAACGCGATGCCCCAACTGTTGGCGTGGAACAGCGGAACCACCGGCAGCATTGTCTCGGACGCGCTGGTGCCGAGCGCGTCGACATTGTTGGCCATCAGCGCGTGCAGCACGTTGGAGCGATGCGAATAGAGCACACCCTTGGGGTCGCCCGTCGTGCCCGACGTGTAGCACATCGCCGCTGCCGTGTTCTCGTCAAAGTCCTTCCATTTGAATTTGCCGTCGGCCTGCGCAATCCAGTCCTCGTAGGCGACCGCCTGCTTCAACGTGGTCTCGGGCATATGCGCCTTGTCGGTGAGCACGACGTAGCGTTCGACGCTCGGCAGCTTGTCGGCGATCTTCTCCAGGATCGGAATGAAGGTGAGATCGGTCACCACGATGCGGTCCTGCGCATGGTTGATGATCCAGGCGATCTGTTCGGGGAAAAGGCGGGGATTGACGGTATGGCAGATGGCGCCGATCCCCATGATGCCGTACCACACCTCGAGATGGCGCCAAGTGTTCCAGGCAATCGTCGCGACACGGTCGCCGAGCTTGATGTTGTCGCGCTCCAGCATCTGCGAAACCTTGAGCGCACGCTTGTGGATCTCGGCGTAGGTGGTGCGGTGGATCGGTCCCTCGACCGAGCGCGTGACCACCTCCTGCTTGCCATGAATCCTTGCGGCATGTTCGATGATCCGGTGGCAGAGCAGGGGCCAATCTTGCATCAAACCGAGCATTCTCACGTTCCTCCGAGAAGTCGCTGGGCGCGTTGTCGCTCTCAGCGTTGGGCCAAAGAATTGTCATGAGTTTTAGCCTGCCGGACTTTCGCCGCAAATGGTCTTGTCGCGGCTATATGTCCACTGGGGCGGCAATGGTTACCGCTGCGGCGGGGCTGTTGCTGCTCGCCGAAACGGCAGAGGCGCGGAAATATCCTGCGCCGCTCGATATCTTCAATTTTGGAACACCAAAGCCGCGCGCTGCCGTTCGCGCCGCCAAAATTCCCCTTCCCAAGCCGCGCCCCGAGGAGGCCCCTAAGGCAACCTCGAAGGCATCGGAGGAGAGCCCGCCACAGGCCGCCGGCAAGCCGGCTCCCGACAAGCCGAGCGCGGACAAGCCCGCCGAGGCGGCGCCGCCGCCCGAGAAGCAGGCCTCGGCCTGCCGGCTGGCGCTGACGGAGGAGATCGCGATCGCGCCGTCCATTCCCGATATCCGCGGCCCCGGCGCCTGCGGTGGCGAGGATCTGGTGCGGCTGGAGGCCGTCGTGCTGCCGGACAAGCGCAAGGTGGCGGTCAAGCCGGCGGCCATCCTCCGCTGCACCATGGCGTCCGCCCTTGCCGATTGGGTGCGCAAGGACATGGCGCCGCTGGCGACCAGCCTCGGCTCCGCGGTGAGCGAGCTCGACAATTTCGACAGCTTCGAGTGCCGCGGCCGCAACCGTGTCGCCGGCGCGATGCTGTCCGAGCACGGCAAGGCCAATGCGATCGACATCCGCGCCATCAAGCTCGCCAACGGGCAGTCGATCGGCCTCACCGACCGGACCCTGTCGCGCGAGGTGCGCGAGCGCGTGCTGCATTCGGTGTGCGCGCGCTTCTCCACCGTGCTCGGTCCGGGCTCGGACTGGTACCACGAGGACCATATCCATCTCGATCTGGTGCAGCGGCGCAACGACTATCGGATCTGCCAGTGGAACGTCTGGGATCCCCTGCCGCAGGTCGCTCCCCTGCTGCCGGCGGAACGGCCCGAAGAGGCGCCGCCGCGCGAGGTCGCGGCCAAGCCGGAGACCAAGGAGGGTGCCGAGGACGAGACCGCGGAGAAATCCTCTCCGTCCAAGGACAAGTCGGAGCCGAAGAAGAAGGCTCAACCATCGAAGCCGGGAATAAAAAAGCGCCGGTAAAACCGGCGCTTTTGATTGTCTGAGATCAGGAGGTGATCAGTAGCTGGCCGCCTGGCCGGTCTGGCTGTTGCCGAGCGCAAGGCGCGAGTTGTAGGGCGAGTCGCCGTGCTTGGGCTCGAGCACCACGACGAGGGTGCCGACCTTGACGCGATCATAGAGATCGATCGCGTCCTCGTTGGTCAGGCGAATGCAGCCCGACGAGATCGAGGCGCCGATATATTCCGGCTGGTTGGTGCCGTGGATGCGGAACAGCGTGTCCTTGCCTCCCGAATGGAGGTACAGCGCGCGGGAGCCCATCGGGTTGTCCGGGCCGGGGGCGACATAGGTCGGCACGCCAAGGCGCGAGATTTCGCTGGGGGTAGGGTGCCAGGGCGGCCACTCGGTCTTGCTGGCCACCTTGGCGATGCCCGACCAGGCCATCGCCTCTTCACCGACGGTGATGCCGTAGCGGATCGCCTTGCCGCCATCCAGCACGTAATAAAGATAATGGTTGTCGGAATCGACCACGATCGAGCCCGGCGCTTCCTTGCGGTGGTACTGGACGATGGCGCGGCGGAACGGCTCTGCAACCGCAGTATTCTCGTACTTGACCTTGGCGAGGAGTTCCTTGTCCTTCGGCTTGAACGCCTTGGTGTCGGTCGCCTCGTAACGCGTGGTGGCCTGCATGCAGCCCGACAGCATCAGGCCGGCGGCCAGAATCCCAAATATAACTTTCAGCGACGACATGGTTTGGTTCCAATCAAAACAATACCGTGCGGAAGGCATGAGCTTACCGCCCAAGTTCCTCGACTCCGTTGATCCCATTATCGTTGAAATCTGCCACAATTCCAGCACTGAAGGCCTTGTCCTGCGCTGCGAGAGCCGACCTGTGGCTTTTCTGCCGCAAATTTTTGCGGTTTTGGGATCGCCTAGGCCGCAAACTGTCGATTCCTTGCCACAGTTGAGCCTTGCCCCCACCCAAAATACCAACGCTTCGTTAATGCTGTTGTCATCGTGAACTTGTCAGAATCGCGCTAAGGGCTGTCGTTCTGTCGCAGGATCTCTGGAGTCGTCATGTTTTCGGTATTCGTTCCCTCCGAGTCCTCGCTCAAGAAGGCCGTCATCGAGGATCTCTCCACCCTGCCGGAGAACGCGGTCTGGATCGACCTCGTCAATCCCAGTGCGGCCGAGGACAAGGCGGTGGAGCGGCTGGCCGGCATCGCCATTCCGACCCGGGAAGACATGCAGGAGATCGAGATCTCCAGCCGCCTCTACATCGAGAACGGCGCGCGCTACATGACCGCGACGCTGATGTGCCACTCCGATACCGACATGCCCAGGACCACGGCGGTGACCTTCATCCTCGGCGACCACCGCCTGGTGACGGTGCGCTACGATCTGCCCAAGCCGTTCGCTCTGGTGGAAGCCAAGCTCGCCCGCTCCTGCACGCCGGCGATCACCGGCGAGATGGTGCTGATGGAGCTCCTGGACGCCGTGATCGACCGCTGCGCCGACATCCTGGAGCGCTGCGGTTCCGAGATCGACCAGGTCAGTCACGACATCTTCGAGCCCGAGAGCGAGCGCCACGGCCATGCCAAGCAATATTCCCAGATCCTGATCTCGATCGGCCGCAAGGGCGACCTGACCTCCAAGGTTCGCGAGAGCCTGGTCTCGATCGGCCGCGTCGTCACCTTCCTGTCGGCGGTGGTCGAGGGCGTGAAATGGTCCAAGGACATGCGCGAGCAGCTCAAGACCATGCAGCGCGACGTGGCCTCGCTGACCGACCACGCCTCCTATCTCTCCAGCAAGATCACCTTCGTGCTCGACGCCATGCTCGGCGTCGTCAATCTCGAGCAGAACAACATCATCAAGCTGTTTTCGGTCATGGCCGTTGTCCTGATGCCGCCGACGCTGATTGCCTCGATCTACGGCATGAACTTCAAGGTGATGCCGGAGCTCGAATGGATCCACGGCTATCCGATGGCCCTGGTGATGATGCTGATCGCGGCGATCGTCCCGTACTGGATCTTCAAGTTCAAGAAGTGGCTGTGAATCCCCGCCGCTCTCGGAAAATAGCTACCGAGACCTTACGCTATTCGCTGAGACACGGTCGATCGTGTCGCAGAATAGAGCGGGATTGCGGCCGCGCGGTGATGCCTGCTCGCCGCCCCAATTCCTCCGGTAAAATTTGAGCGGTGGGCTGAACGTTTGCGCGAAACTTGTCTGCGATAAGCAGCGTGTTAGCCGCGAGGAACAGCCATGGTTGAAAAACACATAACGACGCCCCGCAACGTCATCGATCTGGCGCACTATCGTCAGGCGGTGACGAGCGGCAGGGCGCCGTCGTTGTCGGCGCGCATGTGCCGGCACTGTGGTGCTCCGCTGCTCGACGGCGAGAACGACGACGACTGCTCGACTGCGTTCAGCACGGCCGCTCCGCGGCCACGCGAGAGGTCGCGTCGGATTCGACTCGATTGAGGAACGGGGAGGAAGGGCAGGCGATCCAGGTCTTGCGGCGGCGTTGTCTGGATCGCCTTGCTTTCCGTCCTTCGCGACAAATCAACCCGCGCTTCACGATCTGCGCGGCCTATTCTTCGCTTGGCGAAGCTTGATAAGCTGAAATCGAAACCGTCATGCCGAACTCTGCAAGCAGTGCAATGAGTTCGCCGTCGAACGTTGCGCTTTTCATCAGAGGTCCATCCATGATGATTCCGATGTCGAGGTTGGGCGCCTCCACTTCGTCGGGGTGCTGATGCGCGTAGGCTAGGCCCTCTCTATTTTCGGCGATGAACTGCTTGATTTGTTTCATTAGCTCAGTTCGGCTCGACGCATCGGCGACATCGTAGAAAAGCTGCTCGTGCCCATCATCCGACACCTCCTTTCGATAGAAGGGAGCGGTCAGCCGCTTGGCAATGCCATCCTCAAGCGACCTGCCTACGATCTGCAAAACACACAGCATGGCTTCCCCAAATGCGTGGGATCGGAAAGCGCTTCAGCGCAATTCAATCGGCTTGCCATCGAATGCGGTCCGTCAAGGTTGGTCACCGCTCGGGATAATTTCACCGTCATTGCGAGGAGCGAAGCGACGAAGCAATCCAGAGTCGTTCCGCAGAGGAGTTCTGGATTGGTTCATCGCAAGGGCTCCTCGCGATGACGCGCGGAAGCAGCAGCCGCCTCACTCCGCTCTCGTGCCCCGGACGCAGCGCCGCGGCCGATACGAAGCATCGGATCAAACGTGCTGGCCGCCGTTGATGTGGATCTCGGCGCCGTTGACGTAGGATGAGGTGTCCGTGCACAGCACGTAGATGATCTTGGCGACCTCGTCGGGCGTGCCGAGCCGGTGCATCGGAATCTGCTGGTCGACGATCTTCTCCGTGCCCGGCGACAGGATCGAGGTGTCGATCTCGCCCGGCGCGATCGCGTTGACGCGCACGCCGACGCGGCCGAAATCGGAGGCCATCTCGCGCGTCAGTGCGGCAAGCGCGGCTTTCGACGTGGCGTAAGCGGCGCCCGCGAAAGGATGCACGCGCGAGCCCGCGATCGAGGTGACGTTCACGACCGAGCCCTTGGCCGCCTTCAACTCCTCGATCAGCCCGCGCGCGATCATGATCGGCGCGAAGAAGTTGACGTGGAAGACGTGTGTCCAGGTGTCGAGATCGGTGTCGACCGAGCCGAGCCTGGAGCCGCCCGGGCCCTTCGGCGAGATCGCGGCGTTGTTGACGAGGGCATGCAGCGTGCCGCCCTCGAGGCGATTGCGGATCTCGGTGATCGCGCGCGCGGTATCCCCGGGATTGCCAAGGTCGACCTGGATGTGGTCCTCAGGGCCTGCGTCCCACGGGCAGTCCTCCGGAAAAGGATGCCGCGAGCAGGTGATGACGCGCCAGCCGGCCGAGGAGAAACGGATCACGGTGGCATGGCCGATGCCGCGGCTGGCGCCGGTCAGCAGCAGCGTACGACGCGGCAGATTGGACGAATGCGGCATGGACATCTTTCAAATCGGCCCAAAGCTTTAAGGATACATCCGCGTCTTGGACCACGGCTGGCCGGCCGCGTCACGGCGAAATTCGATGCGGTCGTGCAGGCGGAATGGGCGGTCGTGCCAGAACTCGATGCGCGAGGGCGTGATGCGCCAGCCGCTCCAGCCCGGCGGCCGCGGTACCTCGCCGATGACGTATTTGGCCGCGACCTTGGCGATGGCCTGCTCGAAGGCGAAGCGGCTTTCCAGCGCTTCGGACTGCTTGCTCGCCCAGGCGCCGATCTGGGCCTGCTTCGGTCGCGTCGCGAAATAGGCGTCGGCCTCCGCGTCCATCACCGGCGTCACGTTGCCGCGGATGCGGACCTGACGGCGCAGCGATTTCCAGTGAAAAAGTAACGCTGCCTTAGGATTTGCGGCGAGTTCGCGGCCCTTCTGGCTGGCGATGTGGCTGTAGAAGACGAAACCCTCGGTATCGAACCCCTTCATCAGCACCATGCGCACATCAGGCAGGCCGTCGGGATCGACGGTCGCGAGCGCCATCGCGTTCGGATCGTTCGGCTCGCTCTTGATCGCCTCGTTCAGCCAGGACTCGAACAACGCAAATGGCTCGTTGGCGGCGGTGAAATCACCGGATGTTAAGGGTGTCTGGTGTTTCATCGATGTCGTGTCGGTCATGTCCGGAGTCCGAGTTGCGTCCCGCGGCCCAAAACGCGTTGCTGTCCGCTACCGCCCTATATAGGGCATGGGAACGCGTTGGCCTATCGGCGATCCGGCCGTCAGGCGTCGTCGTGACGGTGATTCTGATCGGGTTCGGTGCCGGCGGCTGCAGCTTTTCACGCAACGACGGCAGCGCCTATGCCAAGGCCGAGGACAGCGACCTGACCGGCTCGATCGCGCGGTCCGCGAAGGACGCCCCGCCGACCGAGACCGATCTCGCCTTCACCCGCAATGCCGCCTCGGACGTCCTAAGCAAGGGCGACAAGGATTCCAGCCAGCACTGGGAGAACCCGGAGACGGGGGCGCGCGGCTCGGTGACGCCGATCGCGCAGTCCTATGCCGCGGAGGACGGCCGCAAGTGCCGCGACTTCCTGGCGAGCTACGTCAACGGCAATACCGAAAGCTGGCTCCAGGGCGCCGGCTGCCAAAGCGGCCGTGGCCGTTGGGAGATTCATACGCTAAAGCCGTGGCGGAGCTGAGCATGATCCGGACCCGGAAGGCCGCGTTCGCGAAAAGTGGGAACTGGTTTTCCGCTAAGATCATGCTTGAATCATCGAGGGGCGGCGCGCGCCCCTAGTTGCAAAAATGCCACTCTCTCCCCACATGATCCAGAGGTGGGGCGGGGAGCCCTTTGAACAATTCGATATCTTGAAGGAGACGTGACGGATGCGCGACCCCTATGAGGTCTTGGGGGTGCCGCGGAGCGCCAACGCTGCCGCCATCAAGAGCGCCTATCGCAAGCTTGCCAAGAAGCACCATCCCGACAGCAACAAGGGTGACCCGAAGGCCGCCGAGCGCTTTGCCGAAATCAACTCGGCCAACGAGATCCTCGGCGACGAGGACAAGCGCAAGCAGTTCGACCGGGGCGAGATCGACGCCGAGGGCAAGCCGCGCTTCCAGGGTTTTCCGGGTGGCGGCGGTCCGCGCGGGCGCGCGGGTCCTGGCGGATTCGAGAGCTATACGTTCCGCAGCGGCGGTACCGGTGGCGGCCCGGGCGGCGGCGCGTTCGAGGACATCCTCAACAGCATGTTCGGCGGCGGGATGCGCGGCGCGCGGCCGGGTGCCGGCGGCGGCGCCCAGTTCGATTTCGACACCGGCGGGATCGGGCTCGATCTCGACGTCAACGTGGCCATGTCGGTGTCGCT comes from Bradyrhizobium sp. CCGE-LA001 and encodes:
- a CDS encoding magnesium transporter CorA family protein gives rise to the protein MFSVFVPSESSLKKAVIEDLSTLPENAVWIDLVNPSAAEDKAVERLAGIAIPTREDMQEIEISSRLYIENGARYMTATLMCHSDTDMPRTTAVTFILGDHRLVTVRYDLPKPFALVEAKLARSCTPAITGEMVLMELLDAVIDRCADILERCGSEIDQVSHDIFEPESERHGHAKQYSQILISIGRKGDLTSKVRESLVSIGRVVTFLSAVVEGVKWSKDMREQLKTMQRDVASLTDHASYLSSKITFVLDAMLGVVNLEQNNIIKLFSVMAVVLMPPTLIASIYGMNFKVMPELEWIHGYPMALVMMLIAAIVPYWIFKFKKWL
- the pdxH gene encoding pyridoxamine 5'-phosphate oxidase, with translation MTDTTSMKHQTPLTSGDFTAANEPFALFESWLNEAIKSEPNDPNAMALATVDPDGLPDVRMVLMKGFDTEGFVFYSHIASQKGRELAANPKAALLFHWKSLRRQVRIRGNVTPVMDAEADAYFATRPKQAQIGAWASKQSEALESRFAFEQAIAKVAAKYVIGEVPRPPGWSGWRITPSRIEFWHDRPFRLHDRIEFRRDAAGQPWSKTRMYP
- a CDS encoding extensin family protein; translation: MSFSLPDFRRKWSCRGYMSTGAAMVTAAAGLLLLAETAEARKYPAPLDIFNFGTPKPRAAVRAAKIPLPKPRPEEAPKATSKASEESPPQAAGKPAPDKPSADKPAEAAPPPEKQASACRLALTEEIAIAPSIPDIRGPGACGGEDLVRLEAVVLPDKRKVAVKPAAILRCTMASALADWVRKDMAPLATSLGSAVSELDNFDSFECRGRNRVAGAMLSEHGKANAIDIRAIKLANGQSIGLTDRTLSREVRERVLHSVCARFSTVLGPGSDWYHEDHIHLDLVQRRNDYRICQWNVWDPLPQVAPLLPAERPEEAPPREVAAKPETKEGAEDETAEKSSPSKDKSEPKKKAQPSKPGIKKRR
- a CDS encoding RT0821/Lpp0805 family surface protein, which encodes MTVILIGFGAGGCSFSRNDGSAYAKAEDSDLTGSIARSAKDAPPTETDLAFTRNAASDVLSKGDKDSSQHWENPETGARGSVTPIAQSYAAEDGRKCRDFLASYVNGNTESWLQGAGCQSGRGRWEIHTLKPWRS
- a CDS encoding fatty-acid--CoA ligase; this encodes MLGLMQDWPLLCHRIIEHAARIHGKQEVVTRSVEGPIHRTTYAEIHKRALKVSQMLERDNIKLGDRVATIAWNTWRHLEVWYGIMGIGAICHTVNPRLFPEQIAWIINHAQDRIVVTDLTFIPILEKIADKLPSVERYVVLTDKAHMPETTLKQAVAYEDWIAQADGKFKWKDFDENTAAAMCYTSGTTGDPKGVLYSHRSNVLHALMANNVDALGTSASETMLPVVPLFHANSWGIAFSAPSQGTKLVMPGAKLDGASVYELLSTEKVTHTAGVPTVWLMLLQHMAANNLKLPDLKMVICGGSAMPRSMIKAFLDMGSNVRHAWGMTEMSPIGSVAALKPPFQNATGDAKLDVLQMQGYAPFAVEMKITDDAGKELPWDGKTFGRLKVAGPAVAKAYYRVDANILDEDGFFDTGDVSTIDEDGYMRITDRSKDVIKSGGEWISSIDLENLAVGHPAVAEAAVIGVFHPKWDERPLLIVQLKQGQQATREEILKFMDGKIAKWWMPDDVAFVDGIPHTATGKILKTALRDQFKDYRFPNAAA
- a CDS encoding SDR family NAD(P)-dependent oxidoreductase; translation: MPHSSNLPRRTLLLTGASRGIGHATVIRFSSAGWRVITCSRHPFPEDCPWDAGPEDHIQVDLGNPGDTARAITEIRNRLEGGTLHALVNNAAISPKGPGGSRLGSVDTDLDTWTHVFHVNFFAPIMIARGLIEELKAAKGSVVNVTSIAGSRVHPFAGAAYATSKAALAALTREMASDFGRVGVRVNAIAPGEIDTSILSPGTEKIVDQQIPMHRLGTPDEVAKIIYVLCTDTSSYVNGAEIHINGGQHV
- a CDS encoding L,D-transpeptidase, translated to MSSLKVIFGILAAGLMLSGCMQATTRYEATDTKAFKPKDKELLAKVKYENTAVAEPFRRAIVQYHRKEAPGSIVVDSDNHYLYYVLDGGKAIRYGITVGEEAMAWSGIAKVASKTEWPPWHPTPSEISRLGVPTYVAPGPDNPMGSRALYLHSGGKDTLFRIHGTNQPEYIGASISSGCIRLTNEDAIDLYDRVKVGTLVVVLEPKHGDSPYNSRLALGNSQTGQAASY